From one Geoalkalibacter halelectricus genomic stretch:
- a CDS encoding TonB-dependent receptor yields MRSTQFFTGALAALCLASVTPVFAQPAGPVQPEGLQPFPLFGSSRQITSGTAFNPAISVILDGKYYTDNRRGEAGEIAEHAAGFDGHHGDHDHGELSRGFNLDETEIVFSATVDNYFDAMLNLAVEEDGIEVEEAYGVTRSLPAGLTLKFGKFLSGIGYINQQHPHDWDFADQTLVYDLMFGEEGLNDIGVQLTWLPKLPVYTLFGIEALQGRNEGIANTIDGIPGGLEGSLRDRSGPRLFTGFVKVAPDLGFDHALQLGLFGGGARLHQEDHEDEILQGDTWFAGFDAVYKYDAGRSYGHGNLTLQGEYLYRVKDLRVAAADDLDEIGEKEKFKQDGFYVQAKYGFAPRWTAALRLDMVGLYNRIEKDERTEKFDDSRRYSANVTFNPTEFSRLRMQFNRGDIAQEGGGRENYNQFFVQYQIALGVHGAHKF; encoded by the coding sequence ATGCGTTCAACTCAATTTTTCACCGGCGCCCTGGCGGCGCTGTGTCTTGCCTCTGTGACGCCCGTTTTTGCCCAGCCGGCGGGTCCTGTTCAACCTGAAGGGCTGCAGCCCTTTCCCCTGTTCGGCAGCTCCCGCCAGATCACCTCGGGAACCGCCTTCAACCCGGCCATTTCCGTCATTCTCGACGGCAAGTACTACACCGACAATCGCCGAGGGGAAGCCGGTGAAATTGCCGAGCACGCCGCCGGCTTCGACGGCCACCACGGCGATCATGACCACGGTGAGCTGTCCCGCGGCTTTAATCTCGATGAAACCGAGATCGTTTTCTCCGCGACGGTGGACAACTATTTCGACGCCATGCTCAACCTGGCCGTGGAAGAAGACGGCATCGAGGTGGAAGAAGCCTACGGCGTCACGCGCAGTCTGCCCGCCGGCCTGACCCTCAAGTTCGGCAAGTTTCTCAGCGGTATCGGCTACATCAACCAGCAGCATCCCCACGACTGGGATTTCGCCGATCAGACTCTGGTCTACGATTTGATGTTCGGCGAGGAAGGCCTCAACGACATCGGTGTGCAATTGACCTGGCTGCCCAAGCTGCCTGTCTATACCCTGTTTGGCATTGAGGCGTTGCAGGGCCGCAACGAGGGCATCGCCAACACCATCGACGGGATACCCGGGGGGCTGGAGGGCAGTCTGCGTGACCGCTCCGGGCCGCGTTTGTTCACTGGCTTCGTCAAGGTAGCCCCCGATCTGGGCTTCGATCATGCCCTGCAACTCGGCCTGTTCGGCGGCGGCGCGCGCCTGCATCAGGAGGATCATGAGGATGAGATTCTCCAGGGCGACACCTGGTTTGCCGGCTTCGACGCGGTGTACAAGTATGACGCGGGCCGCAGCTACGGCCACGGCAATCTGACTCTGCAGGGCGAATACCTCTATCGCGTCAAGGATCTGCGCGTTGCCGCCGCCGATGATCTGGACGAAATCGGCGAAAAAGAGAAGTTCAAGCAGGACGGTTTCTACGTGCAGGCCAAATACGGCTTTGCGCCGCGTTGGACGGCGGCGCTGCGCCTTGATATGGTCGGTCTTTACAATCGCATCGAAAAGGACGAGCGGACCGAGAAATTCGATGATTCGCGCCGCTACAGTGCCAATGTGACATTCAACCCCACGGAGTTTTCGCGTCTGCGCATGCAGTTCAATCGCGGCGACATCGCCCAGGAAGGCGGCGGGCGCGAAAACTACAACCAGTTCTTCGTGCAATACCAGATCGCTTTGGGCGTGCATGGCGCGCATAAGTTTTAA
- a CDS encoding tetratricopeptide repeat protein has product MAMFFRFFPNPRRRAALALVAVLLALVLAVPAAGAGPTVSARAHEALSKAQNLLQEGQWRPAEEALAEIVARFADEPYALAIAWQMRGYLRSEMDQPREALRAYERVLELAGDDAAMRQQARYNSAQLLMTLERYAEAIAHIDAWVGAAAEISPAQRVQAAWIYFGAQAYEQAALHLEQALQETSAPPESWYQMLLATYQNAGNHAALKRWLPRVIAAHPNNKNYWQLLSSTYLHEQEDRRAVATLAAAYHNGLLTESQDLLHMARLFLYAGVPHKAARTLQEALDQEHLATSAANLELLADAWMQAREAAAAVSALEKALAAGGDAAARLKLGRLLVQEERWGEAIAHLQRAAAAAEERTRGEALLLLGMAAYHEGRPGEARSAFTQAREHAGVRRQADNWLAYLAQSEEATGS; this is encoded by the coding sequence ATGGCGATGTTCTTTCGGTTCTTCCCCAATCCGCGACGCCGGGCGGCCTTGGCCCTGGTGGCGGTCCTGCTCGCACTGGTGCTGGCGGTGCCGGCTGCAGGGGCTGGCCCCACGGTGTCGGCCCGGGCTCATGAGGCGCTGAGCAAAGCACAGAATCTCTTGCAGGAGGGGCAGTGGCGCCCGGCCGAGGAGGCCCTGGCCGAGATCGTCGCGCGGTTCGCCGACGAACCTTACGCCCTGGCCATCGCCTGGCAGATGCGCGGCTATTTGCGCAGCGAAATGGATCAGCCGCGCGAGGCGCTGCGCGCTTACGAGCGGGTTCTGGAACTCGCCGGCGACGATGCGGCCATGCGGCAGCAGGCGCGCTACAACAGCGCCCAGTTGCTCATGACCCTGGAGCGTTACGCCGAGGCCATCGCGCATATCGATGCCTGGGTGGGCGCAGCCGCCGAAATCTCTCCGGCGCAGCGGGTCCAGGCCGCCTGGATCTATTTCGGCGCCCAGGCTTACGAGCAAGCCGCGCTGCATCTCGAACAGGCCCTGCAGGAAACGAGCGCGCCGCCCGAATCCTGGTACCAAATGCTGCTGGCTACCTATCAGAACGCCGGCAACCATGCCGCCCTCAAAAGGTGGCTGCCGCGGGTCATCGCGGCCCATCCGAACAACAAAAACTACTGGCAGCTGCTCTCTTCCACGTATCTGCACGAGCAGGAGGACCGCCGCGCCGTGGCGACCCTTGCGGCGGCCTACCACAACGGGCTGTTGACCGAGAGCCAGGATTTGCTGCACATGGCGCGACTCTTTCTCTACGCCGGCGTTCCCCACAAGGCCGCACGCACCCTGCAGGAGGCCTTGGATCAGGAGCACCTCGCGACTTCGGCCGCCAACCTCGAACTGCTCGCCGACGCCTGGATGCAGGCGCGGGAGGCGGCGGCCGCCGTCAGCGCCCTGGAGAAGGCGCTGGCCGCCGGCGGCGACGCGGCCGCGCGCCTCAAACTCGGCCGTCTGCTGGTGCAGGAGGAGCGCTGGGGCGAGGCGATCGCGCATCTGCAACGGGCCGCCGCGGCCGCTGAGGAGCGCACCCGCGGTGAAGCCCTGCTGTTGCTGGGCATGGCGGCCTACCACGAAGGTCGGCCCGGGGAGGCGCGCAGCGCCTTCACTCAGGCACGCGAGCACGCCGGGGTGCGGCGCCAGGCGGACAACTGGCTGGCGTATCTGGCACAGAGCGAAGAAGCAACGGGGAGCTGA
- a CDS encoding energy transducer TonB yields the protein MTASWRFLAALGPATAVALGLFWIMTSLVGGEGREFDRAPRQPLMNFIRMDDAPRPVEERRRERPKPPEEPQAVPPLPAVPTARSPEPQAPRLDVPLPQFRPDLALSGVPAAAPAAPSGPAGPVAYSQPLTPVSQVPPVYPRRALMQGLSGWVKLTFIINEDGSVGDVEVVEASPRRGVFDHEAVRALSRWRFNPQTVDGRPVAAYATITINFNLEN from the coding sequence ATGACCGCTTCCTGGCGTTTTCTCGCGGCCCTGGGGCCGGCCACGGCCGTGGCCCTGGGCCTGTTCTGGATCATGACCAGCCTGGTCGGCGGTGAGGGCCGCGAGTTCGACCGCGCGCCCCGCCAGCCCCTGATGAACTTCATCCGCATGGACGATGCGCCCCGTCCGGTCGAGGAGCGCCGCCGCGAACGGCCCAAACCGCCCGAGGAACCCCAGGCCGTGCCGCCGCTGCCGGCGGTGCCGACCGCCCGCAGCCCCGAGCCCCAAGCTCCGCGCCTCGATGTGCCCCTGCCGCAATTTCGCCCCGATCTGGCCTTGAGCGGCGTGCCCGCGGCGGCCCCGGCCGCCCCCAGTGGTCCCGCCGGTCCGGTGGCCTATTCCCAGCCTCTCACCCCGGTTTCCCAGGTGCCGCCCGTGTATCCGCGTCGCGCCCTGATGCAGGGGCTGTCGGGCTGGGTAAAGCTGACCTTCATCATCAACGAGGACGGCTCGGTGGGCGATGTCGAGGTGGTCGAGGCGAGTCCGCGGCGCGGCGTCTTCGATCATGAGGCGGTGCGCGCCCTGAGCCGCTGGCGCTTCAACCCGCAGACCGTCGACGGTCGGCCGGTAGCGGCCTATGCCACCATCACCATCAATTTCAACCTGGAAAATTGA
- a CDS encoding ExbD/TolR family protein → MRRRRHRSERETAEIDLTSMMDVVFIMLIFFIVTTSFVKEAGIEINRPTAATAERQERGNIMIAVSDTGAIWIDQRQVDLRAVRANVERLRAENPEGAVVIQADEASRTGILVQVMDQVRLAGVMNVSIAATQP, encoded by the coding sequence ATGAGACGCAGACGGCATCGCAGTGAACGGGAAACAGCGGAAATCGACCTCACGTCGATGATGGACGTGGTGTTCATCATGCTGATTTTTTTCATCGTCACCACCTCCTTCGTCAAGGAGGCCGGCATTGAAATCAACCGCCCCACGGCGGCGACCGCCGAGCGCCAGGAGCGCGGCAACATCATGATCGCCGTTTCGGACACCGGCGCCATCTGGATCGATCAGCGTCAGGTGGACCTGCGCGCCGTGCGCGCCAACGTCGAGCGGTTGCGCGCCGAGAATCCCGAAGGGGCGGTGGTCATTCAGGCCGACGAGGCGTCGCGCACCGGCATTCTGGTCCAGGTCATGGATCAGGTGCGGTTGGCCGGGGTGATGAACGTCTCCATCGCCGCGACGCAGCCATGA
- a CDS encoding MotA/TolQ/ExbB proton channel family protein, with product MFEQAYAVRHFFAAGGPVMWAILLVAIALWTLILERYWYHWFVYPREFARLKARWEDSSNDALWQARKIQAQEVSQLRRQLVGSVFLIRTFITLCPLLGLLGTVTGMIQVFDVLGFHGTGNPRAMASGVSMATIPTMSGLVVALSGLYFSIDLQRRGSAKARVAADVLSQILVKAGKHETQTASQ from the coding sequence ATGTTTGAGCAGGCTTACGCCGTTCGCCATTTCTTCGCCGCCGGCGGCCCGGTCATGTGGGCGATTCTGCTGGTCGCCATCGCCCTGTGGACGCTCATCCTCGAGCGCTACTGGTACCACTGGTTTGTCTATCCCCGGGAATTCGCCCGCCTCAAGGCGCGCTGGGAGGACTCCAGCAACGACGCCTTGTGGCAGGCGCGCAAAATCCAGGCGCAGGAGGTGTCCCAGTTGCGCCGTCAGCTGGTCGGCTCGGTGTTTCTCATCCGCACCTTCATCACCCTGTGCCCGCTGCTGGGTCTGCTCGGCACGGTCACCGGCATGATCCAGGTATTCGACGTGCTCGGCTTCCACGGCACGGGCAATCCGCGCGCCATGGCCTCGGGGGTCTCCATGGCCACCATCCCCACCATGTCGGGGCTGGTGGTGGCGCTCTCCGGGTTGTACTTCAGCATCGATCTGCAGCGGCGCGGCAGCGCCAAGGCGCGCGTTGCCGCCGATGTGCTTTCGCAAATCCTTGTCAAGGCTGGAAAACATGAGACGCAGACGGCATCGCAGTGA
- a CDS encoding MotA/TolQ/ExbB proton channel family protein — translation MAATSLQEFLQEVQRQAGTERRISEAREREFAADLEAARAQLRAAQQELRREQQRQSTLSAAFDANEAALTKLETELREQQGGLGEVFGVVRQSAGDFHAQMIGSLAMAERPEALAFLAELSGARTLPGIEELERLWLVVLEDMVNAGVVTKFSGEVVGPDGHKQTGSILRVGAFNAVAAGTYLAHVEGRNQFLELPRQPQGRYLRFARDLESAVPGEVRPFALDPSRGAILSQLVQSPSLLERVRQGREIGLIILGLGVLGIGMFAARYTYLQLVARRVRAQLRSDRADAGNPLGRILALYQGNRALDPETLEVKLDEAVLREIPRLEWGLTTIKILAAVAPLLGLLGTVVGMIETFQSITLFGTGDPQLMAGGISQALVTTALGLTVAIPLLFLHNVASAKSRYLVNIMEEQGAGLLARHMEKLRNDPEHV, via the coding sequence ATGGCTGCAACCAGCCTGCAGGAGTTTCTCCAGGAAGTGCAGCGCCAGGCCGGTACCGAGCGACGCATCAGCGAAGCGCGCGAGCGTGAATTCGCCGCCGATCTCGAGGCGGCCCGCGCTCAGTTGCGCGCCGCGCAGCAGGAGTTGCGCCGGGAGCAGCAGCGCCAAAGCACTCTCTCCGCCGCCTTTGATGCCAACGAGGCCGCCCTGACCAAGCTTGAAACCGAACTGCGCGAGCAGCAGGGCGGACTGGGCGAGGTGTTCGGCGTGGTGCGCCAGAGCGCCGGCGATTTTCACGCCCAGATGATAGGGTCCCTGGCCATGGCCGAGCGGCCCGAGGCCCTCGCGTTTCTCGCCGAGCTGAGCGGCGCGCGCACCCTGCCCGGCATCGAGGAGTTGGAGCGGCTGTGGCTGGTGGTGCTTGAGGACATGGTGAATGCAGGCGTTGTGACGAAGTTCTCGGGCGAGGTGGTCGGCCCCGACGGCCATAAACAGACCGGCAGCATCCTGCGCGTGGGCGCCTTCAACGCCGTCGCCGCCGGCACTTATCTGGCCCATGTGGAGGGGCGCAATCAGTTTCTCGAATTGCCCCGTCAGCCCCAGGGCCGCTATCTGCGCTTTGCCCGCGACCTGGAAAGCGCCGTCCCCGGCGAGGTGCGCCCTTTTGCCCTGGATCCCTCGCGCGGCGCGATTCTCTCCCAGCTGGTTCAGTCGCCCTCGCTGCTGGAGCGGGTGCGCCAGGGCCGTGAAATCGGCCTGATCATCCTCGGTCTGGGGGTGCTCGGCATCGGCATGTTCGCCGCCCGCTACACCTATCTGCAACTCGTCGCGCGCCGCGTACGTGCGCAATTGCGCAGCGACCGGGCCGACGCCGGCAATCCCCTCGGCCGCATTCTGGCACTCTACCAGGGAAATCGCGCCCTGGATCCGGAAACCCTCGAGGTCAAGCTCGACGAGGCGGTGCTGCGCGAGATTCCGCGTCTCGAATGGGGATTGACCACCATCAAGATCCTCGCCGCGGTGGCTCCTTTGCTGGGGCTGTTGGGCACCGTGGTCGGCATGATCGAGACCTTTCAGTCCATCACCCTGTTCGGCACCGGCGATCCGCAGCTCATGGCCGGGGGCATCTCCCAGGCCCTGGTGACCACCGCTCTGGGGCTGACCGTGGCCATCCCGCTGCTGTTTTTGCACAATGTCGCCTCGGCCAAGAGCCGCTACCTGGTCAACATCATGGAAGAGCAGGGCGCCGGGTTGTTGGCGCGCCACATGGAAAAGCTGAGGAACGATCCCGAGCATGTTTGA
- a CDS encoding DUF3450 domain-containing protein: MRFFRTGSASALRRLGRRGFRRFRALGAALCLVVVAALSAPAAEQVIQVEESTLRQGQASQGRVDALAEEAAKLLREYQQVQRQRESLEVYNDNLEKMIRSQEQEKVSLQRQIENIQVTQREIVPFMLRMLAALDAFVDRDVPFLYDERKARIEGLHALMERADVAVSEKFRQIMEAYQNEADFGRTIETFQGELTLGGEVRSVEFLRIGRLALVYQTLDRRESGFWHPHLRSWEPLDRSYHGAIRQGIRIANRQVAPDLIQVPVVMSEVAR, encoded by the coding sequence GTGAGATTTTTTCGAACAGGATCAGCAAGTGCGCTGCGTCGGCTCGGTCGTCGCGGCTTTCGTCGTTTTCGGGCTCTGGGCGCTGCTCTGTGTCTAGTAGTGGTCGCGGCCCTGTCGGCACCGGCCGCGGAGCAGGTCATCCAGGTGGAGGAATCGACTTTGCGGCAGGGTCAGGCCTCCCAGGGACGTGTGGATGCTCTGGCCGAAGAGGCCGCCAAGCTGCTGCGCGAGTACCAGCAGGTCCAGCGGCAGCGCGAGAGCCTGGAGGTCTACAACGACAATCTGGAAAAGATGATCCGCTCGCAGGAGCAGGAGAAGGTCTCGTTGCAGCGCCAGATTGAAAACATCCAGGTCACCCAGCGCGAAATCGTGCCGTTTATGCTGCGCATGCTCGCCGCCCTGGACGCCTTCGTCGATCGCGACGTTCCCTTTCTTTATGACGAGCGCAAGGCGCGCATCGAGGGACTGCACGCTTTGATGGAGCGCGCCGACGTGGCCGTTTCGGAAAAATTCCGCCAGATCATGGAGGCCTACCAGAACGAAGCCGATTTCGGCCGCACCATCGAGACCTTTCAGGGCGAGCTGACCCTCGGCGGCGAGGTGCGCAGCGTCGAGTTTTTGCGCATCGGTCGTCTGGCCCTGGTCTATCAGACCCTGGATCGGCGCGAGAGCGGCTTCTGGCACCCGCACCTGCGTTCCTGGGAGCCCCTCGACAGGAGCTACCACGGCGCCATCCGCCAGGGAATTCGCATCGCCAACCGTCAGGTGGCGCCGGACCTCATTCAGGTGCCGGTGGTCATGTCGGAGGTGGCGCGATGA
- a CDS encoding DUF2325 domain-containing protein, with product MSIAVVGGMKRLEGRYREEAEKLGLKLKVFNDQALDMERKLRRFDAVVLFTNRVSHNARRDAVQAARNSNIPLLQIHSCGLCSLRDCLQCLLEQKPQ from the coding sequence ATGAGCATCGCCGTTGTCGGAGGAATGAAACGACTGGAAGGACGTTACCGCGAGGAAGCCGAAAAACTAGGGTTAAAACTCAAGGTATTCAATGACCAGGCCCTCGACATGGAACGCAAGCTGCGCCGCTTCGATGCGGTGGTGCTGTTTACCAACCGTGTCTCGCACAACGCCCGACGCGATGCGGTGCAGGCCGCGCGCAATAGCAACATCCCCCTGCTCCAGATTCATTCCTGCGGGCTCTGCTCGCTGCGCGACTGTTTGCAGTGTTTGCTGGAACAAAAGCCCCAATGA
- a CDS encoding TonB-dependent receptor family protein, whose protein sequence is MRFTRTRKALIMPILFGTSLLAGAGSAAGEETIAKLPTIEVIGTTAEALDTTPGSAIIISAEKLEATRPLSTQDALRREPGIHAVETEGYGFFPRIGIRGLNPDMSKKVMLLEDGAPIALGPYTDPAAYYHPPIERMERIEVLKGSGSLRYGPSTIGGAINYVTKNPPYEPGGSVTLSGGNQGYRSLLFDYGGTWDNATAGISYLKKVGDGSRRNSEFDVDDLVLKTGFGIGANQHLGVKLTYYNNDSQSTYLGLTQREFSEDPRQNKAEHDRIDVERYSVDLNHELHITPDLTWRTLVYFNNAKRDWWREDFDFNAATGLNEMRGTNGGRLREFTVAGIDTRLELDHQTLGIHNETELGVRLHTEEMDNQRVNGATATARSGVIREDDLREADALAVFLQNRFHFTDRLTVTPGLRVEHYRQKRTIHRWNNADVNLTNKARNTEYVPGIGATYRAHEALVLFGGVHRGFAPPRVADAIANDGAAIDLKAERSNNYEIGARGALPRLSYEIAAFRYDFSNQIIQASQAGGATSELTNAGETLNQGFEVGLGADLGWGFGFDANWTHVATAKLDSTRIIGGIDRKGNRLPYAPKNLVNATLSYRQDRWGTGLSYQFVDEQFADFENTREGSANGMTGLIPSYSLWHLNGDYQLTERVKMFASVKNLFDKKYIASRAPQGIFPGLERLITAGVKMDF, encoded by the coding sequence GTGAGATTTACCCGCACCCGAAAAGCCCTGATTATGCCCATATTGTTCGGCACCAGCCTGCTGGCGGGCGCCGGCTCCGCAGCGGGCGAGGAAACCATCGCCAAGCTGCCCACCATCGAGGTCATCGGCACCACGGCCGAGGCCCTCGACACCACCCCCGGATCCGCCATCATCATTTCCGCGGAAAAGCTCGAAGCCACCCGTCCCCTCAGCACCCAGGACGCGCTGCGCCGCGAACCCGGCATTCATGCCGTTGAAACCGAAGGCTACGGCTTTTTTCCCCGCATCGGCATCCGCGGCCTCAACCCCGACATGAGCAAGAAAGTCATGCTGCTGGAAGACGGCGCGCCCATCGCCCTGGGGCCTTATACTGACCCGGCCGCCTATTACCACCCGCCCATCGAGCGCATGGAGCGCATTGAAGTGCTCAAGGGCAGCGGCTCGCTGCGCTACGGCCCCTCGACCATCGGCGGCGCCATCAACTATGTCACCAAGAATCCGCCTTATGAGCCCGGCGGCTCCGTCACCCTGAGCGGCGGCAACCAGGGATATCGCTCGCTGCTGTTTGATTACGGCGGCACCTGGGACAACGCCACCGCCGGCATCAGCTATCTCAAGAAAGTCGGCGACGGCTCGCGCCGCAACAGCGAGTTCGATGTGGATGATCTGGTGCTCAAAACCGGCTTCGGCATCGGCGCAAACCAGCACCTCGGTGTCAAGCTGACCTATTACAACAACGACAGTCAATCGACCTACCTCGGCCTGACACAGCGCGAATTCAGCGAAGATCCCCGCCAGAACAAGGCAGAGCATGACCGGATCGATGTCGAGCGCTATTCGGTGGATCTCAACCATGAACTGCACATCACGCCTGATCTGACCTGGCGCACCCTGGTTTACTTCAACAACGCCAAGCGTGACTGGTGGCGCGAGGATTTCGATTTCAACGCCGCGACCGGCCTCAACGAAATGCGCGGCACCAACGGTGGGCGCCTGCGTGAATTCACCGTCGCCGGCATCGACACGCGCCTGGAACTCGATCATCAGACTCTGGGCATCCATAACGAAACCGAACTGGGCGTGCGCCTGCACACCGAGGAAATGGACAATCAACGCGTCAACGGCGCCACGGCCACGGCGCGCTCGGGCGTCATTCGCGAGGACGATCTGCGCGAAGCCGACGCCTTGGCGGTGTTTCTGCAGAATCGCTTTCACTTCACAGACCGCCTGACGGTAACGCCCGGCTTGCGCGTGGAACACTACCGCCAGAAACGCACCATCCATCGCTGGAACAACGCGGATGTCAACCTCACCAACAAAGCCCGCAATACCGAATATGTTCCCGGTATCGGCGCCACTTACCGCGCCCATGAAGCCCTGGTGCTGTTCGGCGGAGTTCATCGCGGTTTCGCGCCGCCGCGCGTCGCCGATGCCATCGCCAATGACGGCGCGGCCATCGACCTCAAGGCCGAGCGCAGCAACAATTATGAAATCGGCGCACGCGGCGCACTGCCGCGCCTGAGCTACGAAATTGCCGCCTTTCGCTACGATTTCAGCAACCAGATCATCCAGGCCAGCCAAGCCGGCGGCGCCACATCGGAGTTGACCAATGCCGGCGAGACCCTTAATCAAGGCTTTGAAGTGGGTCTCGGCGCCGATCTCGGTTGGGGCTTCGGCTTTGATGCCAACTGGACCCACGTGGCCACCGCCAAACTCGACAGCACCCGCATCATCGGCGGCATCGACCGCAAGGGCAACCGTCTGCCCTACGCGCCGAAAAATCTGGTCAACGCGACCCTCTCCTATCGTCAGGATCGCTGGGGCACCGGCTTGAGCTACCAGTTCGTCGACGAGCAGTTCGCCGATTTCGAAAACACCCGCGAAGGCTCGGCCAACGGCATGACCGGGCTGATCCCCAGTTACAGCCTGTGGCATCTCAACGGCGACTACCAGTTGACGGAGCGCGTCAAGATGTTCGCATCGGTCAAAAACCTTTTTGACAAGAAATATATTGCCTCTCGTGCACCTCAAGGAATTTTTCCCGGCCTGGAGCGCCTGATCACTGCCGGCGTCAAGATGGATTTTTAA
- a CDS encoding heavy metal translocating P-type ATPase, producing MRFRIEHELPGRLRLRLQLPRYPEVDEAAVEAHFHDIAGLYKVSFSRRTAGVLLRFDGRPATRAALLRCAEGMGPHLPLRPAERSELEKKRRIVMRAGTLFLLRPFIPIPLRPLLAVYGALPVLRRGFNAVAARRFNVDVLDGAAVTAAIATRDFLTVSTITLLLKLGEYLEEWTTGQSRKLLAEMFHTEEEFAWVLRNGAEERIPASEVVCGDTVVVRTGGLIPVDGKVLQGNALVNQSSMTGEPLAVAKRPGISVYAGTAVEEGELQILAEKVGAQTRAARVIHIIEEAERLKSPTQSRGERLADRVVPFTFGLSGFTYLATGDARRAASVLLVDYSCAIKLATPLAIVSSLAQAAQRRVLIKGGRYLEALAEADAIILDKTGTLTEALPEVIEVLPFGNYTRDFILRQAACVEEHFLHPVAHAVVQKAAAEGLSHAEEHAAVEYVVAHGIVSRLHGERILVGSRHFVHEDEKVDVAPADERVAAFAAKGYSILYVAIGGKLAGVIAIHDPLRGEAPEFIRALPGAGFKRVILLTGDNEATAATVARSLGISEYYARAFPDRKVEIVTQLQQQGFKVAMVGDGINDSPALAQADVGISMRHGADIAKEAADVVLMEGTLHDILAARAIARSGLELIRRNYRTIVGVNTAAILLAITGLTPPLFSAMLHNASTVGVAFNALQPLRRARAAQTPGPERSTPR from the coding sequence ATGCGCTTCCGCATTGAGCATGAACTCCCCGGCCGACTGCGCTTGCGTTTGCAGTTGCCGCGTTATCCCGAGGTAGACGAAGCGGCCGTGGAAGCCCACTTTCACGACATTGCCGGGCTCTACAAGGTGTCTTTCAGCCGCCGGACCGCAGGAGTTCTGCTGCGCTTCGACGGACGCCCCGCCACTCGGGCCGCCTTGTTGCGCTGTGCCGAGGGCATGGGGCCGCACTTGCCTCTGCGCCCGGCGGAACGCAGCGAGTTGGAGAAGAAGCGCCGGATTGTGATGCGGGCCGGTACTCTTTTTCTGCTGCGACCTTTCATCCCCATTCCCCTGCGCCCCCTGTTGGCCGTTTACGGCGCCCTGCCGGTCCTGCGCCGGGGGTTCAATGCGGTTGCCGCGCGCCGCTTTAATGTCGACGTTCTCGACGGCGCCGCCGTCACCGCCGCCATTGCGACCCGCGACTTCCTCACCGTTTCAACCATCACCCTGCTGCTCAAACTCGGTGAATATCTCGAGGAGTGGACCACGGGCCAATCACGCAAACTCTTGGCGGAAATGTTTCACACCGAAGAGGAATTCGCCTGGGTTTTGCGTAACGGAGCGGAGGAACGCATTCCTGCAAGCGAGGTGGTCTGCGGTGATACGGTCGTGGTGCGCACCGGCGGACTGATCCCCGTCGACGGCAAGGTGTTGCAGGGCAACGCCCTGGTCAATCAGTCGAGCATGACCGGCGAACCCCTGGCCGTGGCCAAACGCCCCGGGATCAGTGTTTATGCCGGAACCGCGGTGGAAGAGGGCGAACTTCAGATCCTCGCGGAAAAGGTCGGGGCGCAAACGCGTGCGGCACGCGTTATCCACATCATCGAAGAAGCCGAACGGCTCAAGTCCCCGACCCAGAGCCGCGGCGAGCGACTCGCCGACCGGGTGGTGCCCTTCACTTTCGGCCTGAGCGGTTTCACCTATCTGGCTACGGGCGACGCCCGGCGCGCGGCTTCGGTACTGCTGGTCGATTATTCCTGCGCCATCAAGCTCGCCACCCCCCTGGCCATCGTGTCTTCTCTGGCCCAGGCTGCGCAGCGCCGGGTGCTGATCAAGGGCGGCCGCTACCTCGAAGCCCTCGCCGAAGCCGATGCCATTATTCTTGACAAGACCGGCACCCTCACCGAGGCCCTGCCTGAAGTCATCGAGGTGCTGCCCTTCGGCAACTACACCCGCGATTTCATCCTGCGCCAGGCAGCTTGCGTCGAAGAGCATTTCCTCCATCCCGTCGCCCACGCCGTGGTGCAGAAGGCCGCCGCCGAAGGTCTAAGCCATGCCGAGGAGCACGCCGCCGTCGAATACGTGGTGGCCCACGGCATCGTCTCGCGCCTGCACGGCGAACGCATTCTGGTAGGCAGCCGTCATTTCGTGCACGAGGACGAAAAGGTCGACGTGGCGCCGGCCGACGAGCGGGTCGCGGCTTTCGCCGCAAAGGGCTACTCCATCCTCTATGTGGCCATCGGCGGCAAACTGGCCGGCGTCATCGCCATCCACGACCCTCTGCGCGGTGAGGCGCCGGAATTCATCCGCGCCCTGCCCGGGGCAGGCTTCAAACGGGTGATTCTGCTGACCGGCGACAACGAGGCCACCGCCGCGACCGTCGCCAGGAGCCTGGGCATCAGCGAGTATTACGCCCGCGCCTTCCCCGATCGCAAGGTCGAAATCGTGACGCAATTGCAGCAGCAAGGGTTCAAGGTGGCCATGGTCGGCGACGGCATCAATGATTCACCGGCCCTGGCCCAGGCCGACGTCGGCATTTCCATGCGTCACGGTGCGGACATCGCCAAGGAGGCCGCCGACGTGGTCCTCATGGAGGGCACCCTGCACGACATTCTGGCGGCGCGCGCAATCGCCCGCTCGGGGCTCGAACTGATCCGCCGCAACTACCGGACCATCGTCGGCGTCAACACCGCCGCCATCCTTCTCGCCATCACCGGGCTCACCCCCCCGCTGTTCTCGGCCATGCTGCACAACGCCAGCACGGTGGGCGTGGCCTTCAACGCACTACAACCCTTGCGTCGCGCCCGAGCCGCCCAAACCCCGGGCCCTGAGCGATCAACACCACGCTAA